A genome region from Rhodanobacter thiooxydans includes the following:
- a CDS encoding c-type cytochrome has product MLAILALIFIVLSIFSFMKSRNQVTPDTVSFGHYQAADGKRVFQAYNCMGCHTMVGNGAYLGPDLTEEYKHAGPAWLAAFLPSAGGWPTTAAVRAQLQDPNQSADTGTDSIDAYLKKFPGAAERIERRGGGTTMMPNLPLTKDEIGQLIAYLKYTSAMNTEGWPPKVEVDGFDHRVQLAHGIVATAQAAPAPTAAAPAAAADPVAHGAQLVKDNGCVACHAADDKKLVGPGWGGLYNSKVSLADGSTVTADDAYLRESILQPNAKIVAGYPASVMPAYGTLLKDDEVNAIVTYLHSLEKQ; this is encoded by the coding sequence GTGTTGGCCATCCTGGCCCTGATCTTCATCGTGTTGTCGATCTTCTCCTTCATGAAGTCGCGCAATCAGGTAACCCCGGACACGGTTTCCTTCGGCCACTATCAGGCGGCCGACGGCAAGCGCGTGTTCCAGGCCTACAACTGCATGGGCTGCCACACCATGGTCGGCAACGGCGCCTACCTGGGGCCGGATCTCACCGAGGAATACAAGCACGCCGGGCCCGCCTGGCTGGCGGCATTCCTGCCGTCGGCCGGCGGCTGGCCGACGACGGCGGCGGTACGCGCGCAGTTGCAGGACCCGAACCAGTCGGCCGACACCGGCACCGACTCGATCGATGCCTATCTGAAGAAGTTCCCGGGCGCCGCCGAGCGCATCGAACGGCGCGGCGGCGGCACCACGATGATGCCGAACCTGCCGCTGACCAAGGACGAGATCGGCCAGCTGATCGCCTACCTGAAGTACACCTCGGCGATGAATACCGAAGGCTGGCCGCCGAAAGTGGAAGTGGACGGGTTCGACCACCGCGTGCAGCTTGCGCACGGCATCGTCGCCACCGCCCAGGCGGCTCCGGCCCCGACGGCGGCGGCACCGGCAGCCGCCGCCGATCCCGTGGCGCACGGCGCGCAACTGGTCAAGGACAACGGCTGCGTGGCCTGTCACGCCGCCGACGACAAGAAGCTGGTCGGACCCGGCTGGGGTGGCCTGTACAACTCGAAGGTCAGCCTTGCCGACGGCAGCACAGTCACCGCCGACGACGCCTACCTGCGCGAATCGATCCTCCAGCCCAACGCGAAGATCGTGGCAGGTTACCCGGCCAGCGTGATGCCCGCCTATGGCACCTTGCTCAAGGACGATGAAGTCAACGCCATCGTGACCTACCTCCACTCCCTGGAGAAGCAGTGA
- a CDS encoding cbb3-type cytochrome c oxidase subunit I has protein sequence MQIEFQTQRLSMRFFMLMLVLFVIQVGYGLLLSVQQTDPTVLAGVMNFNVARAEHLNLGILWILCGFIGAILFVGPLLAKREMVAPWLIKLLFYALIVIVVWNFFTLRLAQVGIAGWWHGQPWLQQGLEYLEAGRIAGILVLVGFAILAYVVLRTFPPVRQWNEIHWGLGLGVSALMAVWVFGLFYVARLDLQEYFRWFVVHYWVEGVWEVIHITLVGFLLVLMFKVDVKSVGFAVFWGVALVWLSGLIGNAHHYFWIGTPAFWQFWGSVFSALEPLPLVFCFWHIYLDAHVNKRPLENAPAFYFILGSVVLEQIGAGILGFSMTFALTNVWSHGTWVTPGHGHLALFGTFGMLGIAAAYFAVPIMRKVTNYDQRLGKLGFWLVLTGMLGMAFAFNVGGTVQIYVYRILGLDWFGGDVARAMGVFKLLLPLFGVVFAIGALVVAYDLITLGRRLAVPAGMDAHGGPADVHPATRWSRPLSGFEAGIWLLMMWVFGTIITLGLLSFNLPRVRVAGDPTLPYLLAGIGYPGLMLVTLLFVWRFLASMEARASAASTPSLLRVLPAQA, from the coding sequence ATGCAGATCGAATTCCAGACCCAACGGCTGAGCATGCGTTTCTTCATGCTGATGCTGGTGCTGTTCGTCATCCAGGTCGGCTACGGCCTGCTGCTGTCGGTGCAACAGACCGACCCGACCGTGCTGGCGGGGGTGATGAACTTCAACGTCGCCCGCGCCGAGCACCTCAACCTCGGCATCCTGTGGATCCTGTGCGGCTTCATCGGCGCGATCCTGTTCGTCGGACCGCTGCTGGCCAAACGCGAGATGGTCGCGCCGTGGCTGATCAAGCTGCTGTTCTATGCCTTGATCGTGATCGTCGTATGGAACTTCTTCACCCTGCGCCTGGCCCAGGTCGGCATTGCCGGCTGGTGGCATGGGCAGCCGTGGCTGCAGCAGGGGCTTGAGTACCTGGAGGCGGGTCGCATCGCCGGCATACTGGTGCTGGTCGGCTTCGCGATCCTCGCCTACGTGGTGCTGCGCACGTTCCCGCCGGTGCGCCAGTGGAACGAGATCCACTGGGGCCTCGGCCTCGGTGTCAGCGCGCTGATGGCGGTGTGGGTGTTCGGCCTGTTCTACGTGGCACGGCTGGACCTGCAGGAGTACTTCCGCTGGTTCGTGGTGCACTACTGGGTCGAGGGCGTGTGGGAAGTCATCCACATCACCCTGGTCGGCTTCCTGCTGGTGCTGATGTTCAAGGTCGACGTCAAATCGGTGGGCTTCGCCGTGTTCTGGGGCGTGGCGCTGGTGTGGCTGTCCGGGCTGATTGGCAACGCGCACCACTATTTCTGGATCGGCACGCCGGCGTTCTGGCAGTTCTGGGGTTCGGTGTTCAGCGCGCTGGAGCCGCTGCCGCTGGTGTTCTGCTTCTGGCACATCTACCTCGACGCGCACGTCAACAAGCGCCCGCTGGAGAATGCGCCCGCGTTCTACTTCATCCTGGGCTCGGTGGTGCTGGAGCAGATCGGTGCGGGCATCCTGGGCTTCAGCATGACCTTCGCGCTGACCAACGTGTGGTCGCACGGCACCTGGGTTACGCCGGGGCATGGGCACCTGGCCCTGTTCGGCACCTTCGGCATGCTGGGTATCGCAGCCGCTTACTTCGCGGTGCCGATCATGCGCAAGGTCACCAACTACGACCAGCGCCTGGGCAAGCTCGGCTTCTGGCTGGTGCTGACGGGCATGCTTGGCATGGCGTTCGCCTTCAACGTGGGCGGCACCGTGCAGATCTACGTCTACCGCATCCTCGGGCTGGACTGGTTCGGCGGCGACGTCGCGCGTGCCATGGGCGTGTTCAAGCTGCTGCTGCCGCTGTTCGGCGTCGTCTTCGCCATAGGTGCGCTGGTAGTGGCCTACGACCTGATCACCCTGGGTCGTCGCCTGGCCGTACCGGCGGGCATGGATGCGCACGGCGGTCCGGCGGACGTCCACCCGGCCACCCGCTGGAGTCGCCCGCTGAGCGGCTTCGAAGCCGGCATCTGGTTGCTGATGATGTGGGTGTTCGGCACGATCATCACGCTCGGCCTGCTCAGCTTCAACCTGCCGCGCGTGCGCGTGGCTGGCGACCCGACCCTGCCTTATCTGCTGGCGGGTATTGGCTACCCGGGGCTGATGCTGGTGACCCTGCTGTTCGTATGGCGCTTCCTCGCCTCGATGGAGGCACGCGCGAGCGCGGCGAGCACACCGTCACTGTTGAGAGTGCTGCCCGCACAAGCCTGA
- a CDS encoding ferredoxin reductase family protein — MERLRIATASRVPHAQSQACILGALAFLVLLWLVAEPTVFRSSTFFGLRDAMVQLTGFVAIGCMSLAMVPALRPRWPEAWLGGLDKMYCMHKWLGISVLVVAIIHGLWAQGPKWAVGWGWLEPPDHGAQGAPENPMASLLASQRGAAESVGEWVFYAVVVLIALALIRRFPYHLFYKTHRLLAVGYLALVFHAVVLMEFHHWATPIGWLAAVLLACGSWAAIVVLLRRVGARSQVAGRITALHLFAGVDSLEIETEVQGWPGHKSGQFAFLTAGAADGAHPYTIASGWRQETSRITFVVKDLGDHTHRLHEKLRVVEQAVRVEGPYGCFTFDDGCARQIWIGGGIGITPFIGRMKHMAWQKEDRDWPEGQKIDLFHSTADVDDEALDRLAGDARSADVRLHVLIDARDDRLTGERIRAVVPEWREASIWFCGPAGFGEALKHDLARHGFPVERRFHQELFAMR, encoded by the coding sequence GTGGAGCGACTCCGCATCGCGACAGCTTCGAGGGTGCCACATGCGCAATCTCAAGCGTGCATTCTGGGGGCTCTCGCTTTCCTGGTCCTGCTGTGGCTCGTTGCCGAGCCCACCGTTTTCCGGTCGAGCACTTTTTTCGGCCTGCGCGACGCCATGGTGCAACTGACGGGCTTCGTCGCGATCGGGTGCATGAGCCTGGCGATGGTCCCGGCGCTCCGGCCGCGATGGCCCGAGGCGTGGCTGGGCGGCCTCGACAAGATGTACTGCATGCACAAATGGCTCGGCATCTCCGTGCTGGTCGTCGCCATCATCCACGGGCTGTGGGCGCAAGGGCCGAAATGGGCAGTGGGTTGGGGCTGGCTGGAGCCCCCGGACCATGGCGCGCAGGGTGCGCCGGAGAACCCGATGGCATCCTTGCTGGCGAGCCAGCGCGGCGCCGCGGAGAGCGTGGGCGAATGGGTTTTCTACGCCGTCGTCGTGCTGATCGCGCTGGCCCTGATCCGGCGTTTTCCGTACCACTTGTTCTACAAGACGCACCGCCTGCTTGCCGTGGGCTATCTCGCTCTGGTTTTCCATGCGGTCGTGCTGATGGAGTTCCACCACTGGGCGACGCCGATCGGCTGGCTGGCCGCGGTGTTGCTCGCCTGCGGCAGCTGGGCGGCCATCGTGGTGCTGCTGCGCCGGGTGGGCGCGCGCTCGCAGGTGGCGGGAAGAATCACCGCCCTGCATCTTTTCGCCGGGGTGGATTCGCTCGAGATCGAAACCGAGGTGCAGGGGTGGCCTGGCCACAAGTCAGGGCAGTTCGCCTTCCTCACCGCGGGCGCCGCGGATGGCGCGCATCCCTACACCATCGCGTCCGGTTGGCGGCAAGAGACCTCCAGGATCACCTTCGTGGTCAAGGATCTGGGCGACCACACGCACCGCCTGCACGAGAAGCTTCGCGTCGTCGAGCAGGCGGTGAGGGTCGAGGGGCCCTATGGGTGCTTCACGTTCGATGACGGCTGCGCCCGCCAGATCTGGATCGGCGGCGGCATCGGCATCACGCCTTTCATCGGGCGCATGAAGCACATGGCCTGGCAGAAGGAAGATCGGGATTGGCCCGAAGGCCAGAAGATCGATCTCTTCCACAGCACCGCGGACGTCGATGACGAAGCGCTCGACCGGCTGGCGGGCGACGCCCGCTCCGCCGACGTGCGGCTGCACGTGCTGATCGACGCACGCGACGACCGCCTGACGGGCGAACGCATACGGGCTGTCGTGCCCGAATGGCGCGAGGCGAGTATCTGGTTCTGCGGGCCGGCGGGCTTTGGCGAGGCATTGAAGCATGACCTGGCCAGGCACGGGTTTCCGGTGGAGCGGCGTTTCCACCAGGAGCTCTTCGCGATGCGCTAG
- a CDS encoding cytochrome b, translated as MNWKNTSERYGALMIGMHWLTLLLLVAVYACIELRESYPRGSELREGLKSWHFMLGLGVFVLVFVRLVIRLVSGARPVVRPVLPVWQERLAALMHLALYAFLILMPLLGWLVLSAEGKPIPFFGMQWPALVGPDKAFADSLEELHETIGTVGYYLVGLHAAAALAHHYVSRDNTLLRMLPRRGRPAS; from the coding sequence ATGAACTGGAAGAACACTTCGGAGCGTTACGGCGCGCTGATGATCGGCATGCACTGGCTGACGCTGCTGCTGCTGGTTGCCGTGTATGCCTGCATCGAGCTGCGCGAGTCCTACCCGCGCGGAAGCGAGCTGCGCGAGGGGCTGAAGAGCTGGCACTTCATGCTGGGCCTCGGCGTGTTCGTGCTGGTCTTCGTGCGCCTGGTGATCCGCCTCGTGTCCGGGGCCAGGCCGGTGGTGCGGCCGGTGCTGCCGGTGTGGCAGGAGCGCCTGGCCGCGCTGATGCACCTGGCGCTGTACGCCTTCCTGATCCTGATGCCGCTGCTCGGCTGGCTGGTGCTCAGCGCAGAGGGCAAGCCGATTCCGTTCTTCGGCATGCAATGGCCGGCGCTGGTGGGGCCGGACAAGGCCTTCGCCGACTCGCTGGAGGAGCTCCACGAGACCATCGGCACGGTGGGCTATTACCTGGTCGGCCTCCACGCGGCGGCTGCGCTGGCGCACCACTACGTGAGCCGGGACAACACCTTGCTGCGCATGCTGCCGCGACGTGGCCGGCCGGCGTCGTGA
- a CDS encoding cyclic nucleotide-binding domain-containing protein, with the protein MVSEASIFDLNQLRRSCSSCALGELCLPAGIDRTDLDRLDTTVRDKRTLDRGGALYHDGDPFEALYVVRSGSLKTFVQDESGDVQILGFHLPGEIVGFDALALNRHVSQAEALERSSICELPYGRLQQVVSEVPALQRQLMRVISREAIEEHRHLVMMGRQQAQEQLAIFLKSLADRYQRLQRDGIALSLPMSRYDIANYLGLAVETVSRLFSRLEEMGVLEVNRKAVRILRSDLLTGLCHSGTTSTKRHGAG; encoded by the coding sequence ATGGTTTCCGAAGCCAGCATATTCGACCTGAACCAGCTGCGGCGCAGTTGCTCCTCCTGTGCACTGGGCGAGCTTTGCCTGCCCGCCGGCATCGACCGCACCGATCTGGACCGGCTGGACACCACGGTGCGCGACAAGCGCACGCTGGACCGCGGTGGCGCACTGTACCACGACGGCGACCCGTTCGAGGCGCTCTACGTGGTGCGCTCCGGCTCGCTCAAGACTTTCGTGCAGGACGAGAGCGGCGACGTGCAGATCCTCGGTTTCCACCTGCCCGGCGAAATTGTCGGTTTCGACGCGCTGGCGCTGAACCGGCACGTCAGCCAGGCCGAGGCGTTGGAACGCAGCAGCATCTGCGAGCTGCCATACGGCCGGCTGCAGCAGGTCGTCAGCGAGGTGCCGGCGCTGCAGCGCCAGCTGATGCGGGTGATCAGCCGCGAGGCGATCGAAGAACACCGCCACCTGGTGATGATGGGCCGGCAGCAGGCGCAGGAGCAGCTGGCGATCTTCCTGAAGAGTCTGGCCGACCGCTACCAGCGGCTGCAGCGCGACGGCATCGCACTCTCCCTGCCGATGTCGCGCTACGACATCGCCAACTATCTCGGCCTGGCGGTCGAGACGGTCAGCCGGCTGTTCTCGCGGCTGGAGGAAATGGGCGTGCTCGAAGTCAACCGCAAGGCGGTGCGCATACTTCGCTCCGACCTGCTCACCGGCCTCTGCCACAGCGGCACGACGTCGACGAAACGGCACGGCGCCGGCTGA